A single genomic interval of Primulina huaijiensis isolate GDHJ02 chromosome 7, ASM1229523v2, whole genome shotgun sequence harbors:
- the LOC140981531 gene encoding flowering-promoting factor 1-like protein 3 — translation MSGVWVFKNGVVRLVENAGECNTKKVLVHLPSNDVITSYSVLERKLLSLGWERYYDDPDLLQFHKRSTVHLISLPKDFNKFKSMHMYDIVVKNRNEFEVRDTQ, via the coding sequence ATGTCTGGTGTTTGGGTATTCAAAAACGGCGTTGTTCGGCTCGTTGAGAACGCCGGAGAATGCAATACCAAGAAAGTTTTGGTCCATCTTCCCTCAAATGATGTGATCACTTCATATAGTGTTCTTGAGAGGAAATTATTGTCCCTCGGATGGGAGAGGTATTACGATGATCCCGATTTGTTGCAGTTCCACAAGAGATCCACAGTTCATCTGATCTCTCTTCCAAAAGACTTCAACAAGTTCAAGTCCATGCATATGTATGACATTGTTGTCAAGAATCGCAACGAATTTGAAGTTAGGGATACCCAATAA
- the LOC140980234 gene encoding uncharacterized protein, producing the protein MRPLDEKETTQVFNKLHKFVGGNLKNIVLDNQSHEGPDSIPGRYCFRLQKARVYYVSESLVRRATNIKREKLISLGTQIGKFTKAGKFHLTVQSLNLLAANAKHKVWLKPTSEMSFLYGNSVLKGGVGRITENIQVNDGVVVFSMADVPLGFGDAAKSTVDCRKMDPNGIVVHRHADIGEYLRMEDDL; encoded by the coding sequence ATGAGGCCACTGGACGAGAAGGAAACTACCCAAGTCTTCAACAAACTCCACAAATTCGTCGGCGGGAACCTCAAAAACATCGTTTTAGACAATCAATCGCACGAAGGACCGGACTCAATCCCCGGACGCTACTGCTTCCGCCTCCAAAAAGCCCGGGTGTACTACGTTTCCGAATCTCTGGTCAGGCGCGCCACCAATATCAAGCGTGAAAAGTTAATCTCCCTTGGAACCCAGATCGGTAAATTCACCAAAGCGGGGAAATTTCATCTCACGGTCCAAAGCTTGAATCTTTTGGCTGCGAATGCAAAGCACAAGGTTTGGTTGAAACCCACTTCTGAAATGAGTTTTCTCTATGGGAACAGTGTGTTGAAAGGCGGGGTGGGGAGGATTACGGAGAATATTCAGGTGAATGATGGGGTGGTGGTGTTCTCCATGGCGGATGTGCCGTTGGGATTTGGTGATGCGGCGAAGAGCACGGTGGATTGCCGGAAGATGGATCCTAATGGGATTGTGGTGCATAGGCATGCCGATATTGGGGAATATTTGAGGATGGAGGATGATCTTTAG
- the LOC140981835 gene encoding protein SRC2-like, with protein sequence MESRTLEIELLYAKDLNKVNLITKMDVYVVVSISGGDNNSKQKTKSSVDHDGDNNPTWNFPMKFTVDEAALQQNRLTLDFMLVCGRALGDKDIGEVNVPVKELLDSPSKVEGKQILSYQVRKPSGKPKGQLTFAYKFGDKTAAALPHAAEHVLAHPPEKVDGEPMTAYPAGTSALYPPPPSGVYPPPVAAYSAGASSEAGGHYPPPAGYPPANGAPPPGVYPPLAPSGYGYPPPPSPHQGYAYPPHPGYAYPPQPGYAYPPQPSYGYPPQPVQQQPKKNKFGLGLGAGLLGGAVGGLLVGNMISDMADFDCGGGFDF encoded by the coding sequence ATGGAGTCTAGAACTCTGGAAATCGAGCTTCTGTATGCTAAGGACCTCAATAAGGTCAACCTTATCACCAAGATGGATGTTTACGTTGTTGTTTCTATCTCCGGTGGTGATAATAACTCTAAGCAGAAGACCAAATCTTCGGTGGATCACGACGGCGACAATAATCCCACGTGGAATTTCCCGATGAAGTTCACTGTGGACGAGGCGGCTCTGCAGCAAAACCGCCTCACGCTTGATTTCATGCTAGTATGCGGGAGGGCTTTGGGTGACAAAGACATCGGTGAAGTCAACGTTCCCGTTAAAGAACTCTTAGATTCTCCGTCGAAGGTCGAGGGGAAGCAGATCTTGAGCTACCAGGTGAGGAAACCCAGCGGAAAGCCCAAAGGTCAGCTCACTTTTGCATATAAATTCGGCGATAAAACTGCCGCAGCACTGCCGCACGCGGCGGAGCACGTGCTGGCGCATCCTCCGGAGAAGGTTGACGGGGAACCCATGACGGCTTACCCAGCTGGAACTAGTGCGCTGTACCCACCTCCGCCTTCGGGAGTGTACCCACCCCCGGTGGCCGCCTACTCAGCAGGTGCGTCGTCGGAAGCTGGGGGACACTATCCACCACCAGCGGGATACCCTCCAGCCAACGGTGCTCCGCCGCCAGGAGTCTATCCTCCGCTGGCTCCATCTGGATATGGGTACCCACCACCGCCATCGCCACACCAAGGGTACGCTTACCCACCACATCCGGGGTACGCATATCCACCACAGCCGGGGTACGCTTATCCACCGCAGCCGAGCTATGGATACCCACCGCAGCCGGTGCAGCAACAACCAAAGAAGAACAAGTTTGGGCTTGGATTAGGGGCTGGACTACTGGGTGGCGCAGTTGGTGGATTATTGGTCGGAAATATGATTTCCGATATGGCGGATTTTGATTGCGGTGGTGGATTTGATTTTtga
- the LOC140980334 gene encoding mitochondrial thiamine diphosphate carrier 2-like isoform X1 has translation MEEPDQLKRALIDATSGAISGAISRTFTSPLDVIKIRFQVQLEPTTQWALLRGDAYGTSKYYSMLQATKDIFREEGYPGFWRGNVPALLMVMPYTAIQFTVLHKLKTFVSGSSKEEDHINSSPYLSYISGSLAGCAATIGSYPFDLLRTILASQGEPKVYPNMRSAFVNIIETRGIRGLYTGLTPTLVEIIPYAGMQFGTYDTFKRWTMAWNRYRSSYSSQSEDALSSFQLFLCGLAAGTCAKAVCHPLDVVKKRFQIVGLQRHPRYGARVEHQAYKNMSDALCQIFLAEGWAGLYKGIVPSVVKAAPAGAVTFVAYEFISHWLESIYT, from the exons ATGGAAGAGCCTGACCAGCTAAAAAGGGCTTTGATCGATGCTACTTCCGGTGCAATTTCCGGTGCCATTTCTAGAACTTTTACGTCGCCACTTGACGTAATCAAAATCAGGTTTCAG GTTCAATTAGAACCAACTACACAATGGGCTTTGCTTCGAGGAGATGCATATGGTACATCAAAATATTATAGCATGCTGCAAGCAACCAAGGACATATTTAGGGAGGAAGGATACCCG GGGTTTTGGAGGGGCAATGTTCCAGCCCTTCTGATGGTCATGCCATATACAGCAATTCAATTTACTGTTTTGCACAAATTGAAGACATTTGTATCTGGTTCTTCTAAAGAAG AAGACCATATTAATTCAAGCCCATATCTTTCTTACATTAGCGGGTCATTAGCAGGCTGTGCCGCCACCATTGGGTCATATCCGTTTGATCTTCTAAGAACCATATTAGCGTCACAGGGTGAGCCGAAG GTTTATCCTAATATGCGGTCTGCATTTGTTAATATAATTGAAACCCGTGGCATTCGAGGGCTGTACACTGGATTGACGCCTACACTGGTTGAGATAATTCCTTACGCGGGGATGCAGTTTGGAACATATGATACGTTCAAACGTTGGACAATG GCTTGGAACCGGTACAGATCTTCCTATTCCAGCCAATCAGAGGATGCCTTGTCGAGCTTCCAGCTTTTCCTATGTGGATTGGCTGCTGGAACATGTGCTAAAGCCGTCTGTCATCCACTTGATGTTGTGAAGAAGAGATTTCAG ATTGTAGGTCTGCAAAGACATCCTAGATATGGAGCTAGAGTCGAGCATCAAGCTTACAAAAATATGAGCGATGCCCTTTGTCAGATTTTTCTTGCAGAAGGTTGGGCCGGTCTTTATAAGGGCATTGTCCCATCCGTTGTCAAAGCGGCACCTGCTGGCGCTGTAACATTCGTTGCTTATGAATTTATATCACACTGGTTAGAATCCATTTATACATGA
- the LOC140980334 gene encoding mitochondrial thiamine diphosphate carrier 2-like isoform X2, with protein MEEPDQLKRALIDATSGAISGAISRTFTSPLDVIKIRFQVQLEPTTQWALLRGDAYGTSKYYSMLQATKDIFREEGYPGFWRGNVPALLMVMPYTAIQFTVLHKLKTFVSGSSKEEDHINSSPYLSYISGSLAGCAATIGSYPFDLLRTILASQGEPKVYPNMRSAFVNIIETRGIRGLYTGLTPTLVEIIPYAGMQFGTYDTFKRWTMAWNRYRSSYSSQSEDALSSFQLFLCGLAAGTCAKAVCHPLDVVKKRFQVCKDILDMELESSIKLTKI; from the exons ATGGAAGAGCCTGACCAGCTAAAAAGGGCTTTGATCGATGCTACTTCCGGTGCAATTTCCGGTGCCATTTCTAGAACTTTTACGTCGCCACTTGACGTAATCAAAATCAGGTTTCAG GTTCAATTAGAACCAACTACACAATGGGCTTTGCTTCGAGGAGATGCATATGGTACATCAAAATATTATAGCATGCTGCAAGCAACCAAGGACATATTTAGGGAGGAAGGATACCCG GGGTTTTGGAGGGGCAATGTTCCAGCCCTTCTGATGGTCATGCCATATACAGCAATTCAATTTACTGTTTTGCACAAATTGAAGACATTTGTATCTGGTTCTTCTAAAGAAG AAGACCATATTAATTCAAGCCCATATCTTTCTTACATTAGCGGGTCATTAGCAGGCTGTGCCGCCACCATTGGGTCATATCCGTTTGATCTTCTAAGAACCATATTAGCGTCACAGGGTGAGCCGAAG GTTTATCCTAATATGCGGTCTGCATTTGTTAATATAATTGAAACCCGTGGCATTCGAGGGCTGTACACTGGATTGACGCCTACACTGGTTGAGATAATTCCTTACGCGGGGATGCAGTTTGGAACATATGATACGTTCAAACGTTGGACAATG GCTTGGAACCGGTACAGATCTTCCTATTCCAGCCAATCAGAGGATGCCTTGTCGAGCTTCCAGCTTTTCCTATGTGGATTGGCTGCTGGAACATGTGCTAAAGCCGTCTGTCATCCACTTGATGTTGTGAAGAAGAGATTTCAG GTCTGCAAAGACATCCTAGATATGGAGCTAGAGTCGAGCATCAAGCTTACAAAAATATGA
- the LOC140981682 gene encoding nuclear transcription factor Y subunit B-5-like: protein MVDNSEASPSNDLKEPERLLPIANVGRIMKNILPPNAKISKEAKETMQECVSEFIGFVTSEASEKCRTERRKTVNGDDICCALETLGFDDYAGPLKRYLNRYREIEGDKVNQSKASGSEDQMEENFFLYTSNKPS from the coding sequence ATGGTAGATAATTCAGAAGCAAGCCCATCAAATGACCTCAAAGAACCAGAAAGACTGCTTCCAATAGCCAACGTCGGTAGAATCATGAAAAACATCCTCCCGCCGAACGCGAAGATCTCGAAAGAAGCTAAAGAAACTATGCAAGAGTGCGTGTCTGAGTTCATTGGCTTTGTCACGAGTGAAGCCTCGGAAAAGTGCCGAACAGAAAGGCGAAAGACGGTGAACGGCGACGATATCTGCTGCGCTCTGGAGACGCTAGGGTTTGATGATTATGCAGGACCTTTGAAGAGGTATTTGAATAGATATAGAGAGATTGAAGGGGATAAAGTTAATCAAAGCAAGGCCAGTGGTAGTGAAGATCAAATGGAGGAGAATTTTTTCTTGTATACGAGTAATAAACCCTCGTAG